From Nevskia ramosa DSM 11499, the proteins below share one genomic window:
- a CDS encoding twin-arginine translocation signal domain-containing protein: protein MHLAYLQQMLETDLSAERRNFLKTAGATVLVGGLAPSLAFAAEAPAKTAGKGFKGQGRMNMTSGEDWIDTFFNGGASEIIHYYADDFVFEDATLFQTISNKDELYRAFLPFNNNGPDSPVGVHQFDIVRYDGGAAKGSKGVARKGVPEGYEASIWAEQSRDTLAGVDLEYDEWAVMQWIWKAKHNADDFLGLKGAKGKTTYARGITFHCYRNRKIVREFTHWNFRAVGVQLGALEAPQLFWKK, encoded by the coding sequence ATGCATCTCGCGTATCTGCAGCAAATGCTCGAAACCGACCTGTCGGCCGAGCGCAGAAATTTCTTGAAGACAGCCGGTGCGACTGTTTTAGTCGGCGGCCTGGCACCGTCCCTGGCATTTGCAGCGGAGGCACCCGCCAAGACGGCCGGCAAGGGATTCAAGGGCCAGGGCCGCATGAACATGACCAGCGGTGAAGACTGGATCGATACCTTCTTCAACGGCGGCGCCAGCGAAATCATCCATTACTACGCCGATGATTTCGTCTTCGAGGACGCCACGCTGTTCCAGACCATCAGCAACAAGGACGAGCTGTACCGCGCCTTCCTGCCGTTCAACAACAACGGCCCGGATTCACCGGTCGGCGTCCATCAGTTCGACATCGTTCGTTACGACGGCGGTGCCGCGAAAGGCAGCAAGGGCGTTGCCCGCAAAGGCGTTCCCGAGGGCTACGAAGCCTCCATCTGGGCCGAGCAGAGCCGGGACACGCTGGCCGGCGTCGATCTCGAATACGACGAATGGGCGGTGATGCAATGGATCTGGAAAGCCAAGCACAACGCCGACGATTTCCTCGGCCTCAAGGGCGCGAAAGGCAAGACCACTTACGCGCGTGGCATCACCTTCCATTGCTACCGCAATCGCAAGATCGTTCGCGAGTTCACCCACTGGAACTTCCGCGCTGTCGGCGTCCAGCTCGGCGCACTGGAAGCACCGCAGCTGTTCTGGAAAAAGTGA
- a CDS encoding DMT family transporter, with protein sequence MSAALRIALLTLLALSAFAANSILARVALRDGAMDPLAFTALRIASGALMLAILLKLRRRPFAGDWPSAVALVAYAAAFSVAYLSIPAGAGALLLFGAVQVTMIGTGLTQGDRPPWQEWGGVLVSFSGLLLFLLPGLGRPPLAGSLLMIAAGIAWAVYSLRGRRKSDRPNDPLAATAGNFLRGLPLAVLPWLVFGGTQWNPLGVGCALASGALASGLGYAVWYTVLPKLTALRASLVQLAVPVLVAAIGIVFLGEPASLRLLAGAALILGGLALATLYRPAAR encoded by the coding sequence ATGAGCGCCGCGTTGCGCATCGCTTTGCTGACCTTGCTGGCGCTGAGCGCGTTCGCGGCGAACTCGATTCTTGCGCGCGTCGCCTTGCGCGACGGCGCGATGGATCCATTGGCGTTCACCGCGCTGCGTATCGCGTCCGGTGCGCTGATGCTGGCGATTCTGCTGAAGCTTCGTCGTCGGCCCTTCGCCGGCGACTGGCCGTCCGCCGTCGCGCTGGTCGCCTATGCCGCAGCGTTCTCGGTGGCTTATCTGTCGATCCCGGCCGGTGCAGGCGCCTTGCTGCTGTTTGGCGCGGTGCAGGTGACGATGATCGGCACCGGACTGACCCAGGGCGATCGGCCGCCATGGCAGGAATGGGGCGGGGTGCTGGTCTCGTTCAGCGGTTTGCTGCTGTTCCTGCTGCCGGGGCTTGGTCGCCCGCCGTTGGCTGGCAGCTTGTTGATGATCGCGGCTGGCATTGCCTGGGCGGTGTATAGCCTGCGCGGCAGACGAAAATCGGATCGGCCGAATGATCCGCTGGCAGCCACGGCCGGCAACTTCCTGCGCGGCCTGCCGCTGGCGGTGCTGCCCTGGCTGGTGTTCGGCGGCACGCAATGGAATCCGCTCGGCGTGGGCTGTGCGCTGGCGTCCGGCGCCCTGGCTTCCGGGCTCGGTTATGCCGTCTGGTACACGGTGCTGCCGAAGCTCACGGCGCTGCGCGCGAGCCTCGTGCAACTGGCAGTGCCGGTGCTGGTGGCGGCGATCGGCATCGTCTTTCTCGGCGAGCCAGCGAGCTTGCGTCTGCTGGCGGGAGCGGCGCTGATTCTTGGCGGGTTGGCGCTCGCGACCTTGTATCGCCCGGCCGCGCGCTGA
- a CDS encoding TonB-dependent receptor, whose protein sequence is MIRRTLLLSLLATAWPAIAQQPAAAPQEEPVQLAPVRVIGVAPTDNQGVPLDRYPGNAQAATAEDIQNAQSQSLSDFMSRKLGSVFVSDAQNNPYQPDLFYRGYSISPLLGLPQGLALYIDGMRVNETFGDVVNWDLIPDAAIQSLQLVPGSNPVFGQNTLAGALTLRTKSGFDLNGTRIELGGGSFGRYGTSVEQGWSQGHYATYIAGEYDREDGWRDFSPSRIGRLFAKGSYLDEKSSADLSVTLADNRLTGNGAAPVALLEREGRGRIFTYPDLTEPRLGAINLQASHRYSKHLDVSGGLSFRRNYSKSLNGDGTEYEACAENGPFLCAEEADGEQVLTTPNGNPIVASAANDSATINTSSTDQQVYAFRGQVTLSGDNVRNRLIIGSTAELGRARFASQTELGALTEDRGAEGSGEQVLDSFVRLRTRKYVYSGFVVANYSPIEPLDITAAASLNHTHIVLRDLGEDDDLNGNHRYTRLNPSIGATWKFTPGLTGFANYAESARAPTPVELTCADPNDPCRLPNGFVSDPPLHQVVTRTIETGLRWNSPNYSGSIALFNSANNNDILFITDGDLTTEGYFDNVGETRRRGIEFGGNYRITNALSFNLQYTYLDAQFLDGFLVNSPNHPVRNPDDPEESADSSRVVNSGNRIPLVPRHLGKAALEYRVPIFGVGFEATGRSSSNYRGDESNTDPDTIPGFVIFGLYGDYKPLPWLTLFGRVSNLFDRKFATFGVYGEAEETLGEDYEGEYRFIGPGAPRAFFGGVRLQF, encoded by the coding sequence GTGATTCGCAGAACTTTGTTGCTGTCGCTGCTTGCGACCGCATGGCCCGCTATTGCGCAGCAGCCCGCTGCGGCGCCGCAGGAAGAACCGGTGCAACTCGCTCCGGTGCGGGTGATCGGCGTGGCGCCGACCGACAACCAGGGCGTGCCGCTGGACCGCTATCCGGGCAACGCCCAGGCGGCGACGGCCGAGGACATCCAGAACGCGCAGTCGCAAAGCTTGAGCGATTTCATGTCGCGCAAGCTCGGCAGCGTGTTCGTCTCCGATGCCCAGAACAATCCTTACCAGCCAGATCTGTTCTATCGCGGCTATTCGATTTCGCCGCTGCTCGGCCTGCCGCAGGGCCTGGCGCTGTACATCGACGGCATGCGGGTCAACGAAACCTTCGGCGATGTCGTCAACTGGGATCTGATTCCGGACGCCGCGATCCAGTCGCTGCAGCTGGTGCCCGGCTCGAACCCGGTATTCGGCCAGAACACCTTGGCCGGCGCGCTGACCCTGCGCACCAAGAGCGGCTTCGATCTGAACGGCACCCGCATCGAACTTGGCGGCGGCTCGTTCGGCCGTTACGGCACGTCGGTGGAGCAGGGCTGGTCGCAAGGCCATTACGCGACCTACATCGCCGGCGAGTACGACCGCGAAGACGGCTGGCGTGATTTCTCGCCGAGCCGCATCGGCCGCCTGTTCGCGAAGGGCAGCTACCTCGATGAAAAAAGCTCGGCTGATCTGAGTGTGACGCTTGCCGATAACCGCCTGACCGGCAACGGTGCCGCCCCGGTTGCGCTGCTCGAACGCGAAGGTCGTGGCCGCATCTTCACCTACCCGGATCTCACCGAGCCGCGCCTGGGTGCGATCAACCTGCAGGCCAGCCATCGCTACTCGAAGCATCTCGATGTGTCCGGCGGCCTGAGCTTCCGGCGCAATTATTCGAAATCGCTGAACGGCGACGGCACCGAGTACGAGGCTTGTGCCGAGAACGGCCCGTTCCTGTGTGCCGAAGAGGCCGACGGCGAACAAGTGCTGACCACACCGAACGGCAACCCGATTGTCGCCAGCGCGGCCAACGATTCGGCGACCATCAACACCTCGTCGACCGACCAGCAGGTCTATGCCTTCCGCGGCCAGGTAACGCTCAGCGGCGACAACGTCCGCAACCGTCTGATCATCGGCAGCACCGCGGAACTGGGTCGTGCTCGTTTCGCCTCACAGACCGAACTCGGCGCCTTGACTGAAGACCGCGGTGCCGAAGGCAGCGGCGAACAAGTGCTCGATTCCTTCGTCCGCCTGCGCACCCGCAAGTACGTCTACAGCGGCTTCGTAGTCGCCAACTATTCGCCGATCGAGCCGCTAGACATCACCGCCGCCGCGAGCCTGAACCACACGCACATCGTCTTGCGTGATCTCGGCGAGGACGATGATCTCAACGGCAATCACCGCTACACCCGGCTCAATCCCTCGATCGGCGCGACCTGGAAGTTCACGCCGGGGCTGACCGGCTTCGCGAACTACGCCGAATCGGCGCGCGCGCCGACGCCGGTCGAGCTGACCTGCGCCGATCCGAACGATCCCTGTCGCTTGCCGAATGGCTTCGTCAGCGATCCGCCGTTGCATCAGGTGGTCACGCGCACCATCGAGACCGGCCTGCGCTGGAACTCGCCGAACTACAGCGGCTCGATCGCGCTGTTCAACAGCGCCAACAACAACGACATCCTGTTCATCACCGACGGCGATCTGACCACCGAAGGCTATTTCGACAACGTCGGCGAGACGCGCCGTCGCGGCATCGAGTTCGGCGGCAACTACCGGATCACCAACGCGCTCAGTTTCAACCTGCAATACACCTATCTCGACGCACAGTTCCTCGACGGCTTCCTGGTCAACTCGCCGAACCATCCGGTGCGCAATCCGGATGACCCGGAGGAATCGGCCGATTCGTCACGGGTCGTCAATTCCGGCAATCGCATTCCGCTGGTGCCGCGCCATCTCGGCAAGGCTGCGCTCGAATATCGCGTGCCGATCTTCGGCGTCGGCTTCGAGGCAACCGGCCGCAGCAGCTCCAACTATCGCGGCGATGAATCGAACACCGATCCGGACACCATCCCCGGCTTCGTGATCTTCGGCCTGTATGGCGACTACAAGCCGCTGCCCTGGCTGACTCTGTTCGGCCGCGTGTCGAACCTGTTCGATCGCAAGTTCGCAACCTTCGGCGTCTACGGCGAAGCCGAGGAAACGCTCGGTGAGGACTACGAAGGCGAGTACCGCTTCATCGGCCCCGGCGCCCCGCGCGCGTTCTTCGGTGGGGTGCGGCTGCAGTTCTGA
- a CDS encoding M48 family metalloprotease: MLPAVLLLIAALRITLLLRQRAVLRTQDQAYAMGVVTQRVGQQLWQQGWPLLLLGLMPLLKGSEPLLLFVLVTAGWFWELPPKAYKPFGLDARHGMNRMSVAAFLREQAIKLVLFAALALPAAWLALVLIEHTDKRAWLAIWAIGWGAWAGLRWLQPRYVAPLFDKVESLPAGELRSRLESLLTRSGVRDQRLFLLRASARSAQANAQVSGSARAPRIVLGDTLIGLLKADEIESVVAHELGHIQRGHLRFQLLMIGAASFATVMIAAALTAGIAEPVAKLAIAWALLPSLWFFALPLANYWYRRFEFEADASAARHASGAALARALRTLTRNNRNAPIADRWYERVYHTHPATSERLDRLDKVGT, from the coding sequence GTGCTCCCTGCCGTCCTGCTGCTGATCGCTGCACTGCGCATCACCCTGCTGCTGCGCCAGCGGGCTGTGCTGCGCACTCAGGATCAGGCCTATGCGATGGGCGTGGTGACGCAGCGAGTCGGCCAGCAGCTGTGGCAGCAGGGCTGGCCGCTGCTTCTGCTGGGCCTGATGCCATTGCTCAAGGGTAGCGAACCGCTGCTGCTGTTCGTGCTGGTGACCGCCGGCTGGTTCTGGGAACTGCCGCCGAAGGCGTACAAGCCGTTCGGCCTCGATGCGCGGCATGGCATGAACCGGATGAGCGTCGCAGCATTCCTGCGCGAACAGGCGATCAAGCTCGTGCTGTTTGCCGCGCTCGCTTTGCCGGCCGCCTGGTTGGCGCTGGTTCTGATCGAGCACACGGACAAGCGGGCCTGGCTCGCGATCTGGGCGATCGGCTGGGGTGCCTGGGCTGGCTTGCGCTGGTTGCAGCCGCGCTACGTCGCGCCGCTATTCGACAAAGTTGAATCGCTGCCGGCCGGCGAACTGCGCAGCCGGCTAGAAAGCCTGCTTACGCGAAGTGGTGTGCGTGATCAGCGCCTGTTTTTGCTGCGGGCTTCAGCTCGTTCCGCGCAGGCCAACGCGCAGGTCTCCGGCAGTGCACGGGCGCCGCGCATCGTCCTCGGCGATACCTTGATCGGCCTGCTGAAAGCCGACGAGATCGAGTCCGTAGTCGCCCATGAACTCGGCCATATCCAGCGCGGGCATCTGCGCTTCCAGTTGCTGATGATCGGCGCGGCCTCGTTCGCGACGGTGATGATCGCGGCGGCACTGACGGCGGGCATTGCCGAGCCGGTTGCCAAGCTGGCGATCGCCTGGGCGCTGCTGCCGTCGTTATGGTTCTTTGCCTTGCCGCTGGCGAACTACTGGTATCGCCGCTTCGAGTTCGAAGCCGATGCCTCGGCAGCGCGCCATGCCAGCGGCGCAGCACTGGCGCGTGCGCTGCGCACACTGACCCGCAACAACCGCAATGCGCCGATCGCCGACCGCTGGTACGAGCGCGTCTATCACACGCATCCGGCGACTTCAGAGCGGCTCGACCGTCTCGACAAAGTCGGCACATGA
- a CDS encoding TIGR00730 family Rossman fold protein → MNIEDPNFQEPRRTISSICVFCGSRHGGKPAYAENARELGRLMAERGIRLVYGGGRVGLMGEVADAVMAGGGEVIGVIPSLLIEKEVEHRGLTQLHEVGSMHERKAMMEQLSDAFIVLPGGYGTLDEACEILTWAQLGLHRKPIGVVNTAGYFDLLNAFLDHALNEDFVSERSRRLLAMETTPAALLDVLLMS, encoded by the coding sequence GTGAATATCGAAGACCCAAACTTCCAGGAACCCCGGCGCACGATCTCGTCGATCTGCGTCTTCTGCGGCTCGCGCCACGGCGGCAAGCCGGCGTACGCCGAGAACGCTCGCGAACTCGGCCGCTTGATGGCTGAGCGCGGCATCCGTCTGGTCTACGGCGGCGGGCGGGTCGGGCTGATGGGCGAGGTGGCCGATGCGGTGATGGCCGGCGGCGGCGAGGTGATCGGCGTGATTCCGAGCCTGCTGATCGAGAAGGAGGTGGAGCATCGCGGCCTGACCCAGTTGCACGAAGTCGGCTCGATGCACGAGCGCAAGGCGATGATGGAGCAGTTGTCCGATGCCTTCATCGTGCTGCCCGGCGGCTACGGCACGCTCGACGAGGCCTGCGAAATTCTCACCTGGGCGCAGCTGGGCCTGCATCGCAAGCCGATCGGCGTGGTCAACACTGCCGGCTATTTCGATCTGCTGAACGCGTTTCTCGATCACGCGCTGAACGAGGATTTCGTCTCCGAACGCAGCCGCCGCCTGCTGGCCATGGAAACCACTCCGGCGGCCTTGCTGGATGTGCTGCTGATGAGTTGA
- a CDS encoding Calx-beta domain-containing protein, producing the protein MPGKALAASTPSVSINDVSVREGDKILKKVSMNFTVSLSEKADGRISVRVATSNGTASAGSDYDSISRVVRFTRGQIRQTVTVKINGDTASEPDETFFVNLSDPDGATLGKRRGIGTILDDDTPEPDVSLSVADASVTEGNGESKSLRFIVSAQPAPKATVTVNYASANGTAKSGSDYVASSGKLTFAPGVTTQAVEVSVIGDRIDENDETMSLALSAPTGRGKIARGSAIGTIIDDDQPTQDLTPDPVVFTPLSHVEPGSVQVSEAVQILGLGASAPISITGGTYSVNGSPYAATTGTVANGDIVEVRATASNAYGATAAARLTVGTLSTDFVLESRLRDTTPEPFSFEPAFSAMPGSSTTSAAITVAGIDSGTRISVTGGAYQIGSGPWTTTAGTVASGARVRVAATASANGVAVAELRIGLRSARFSVTTANGNAAPRSFALGSMQSFPLLLGISDTVTLSGLATPARIGIRGGQYSLNEGPFTDVAGVGTNGDRLRVAVAAAPAIDDRLEATISVGAFSTKFSVTTSAPEDRAPDSLQLPLTKAEAINSQVITPPMIVKGVNVPVPISVTAGLSYSLNGGAFTSSPGIVHWGDALRLRVITGPDYARSYSADVTVGSTTTNWLVRTQGTPTRPARFTLLPASIYSGGLVLPGSVQTTEPVTVTNADGAQVVSVTGGQYRINDGPYRATSGTVYEGDQVTLRTVMPSTFSSDQTLTLKIGQVSSSLTLTTTVDAVANTPPMPSGTDASYVIRSDGVIPLRAYVFQPPGWRSSDRRAAYIDWSGGGWARGGLPSTRPRYWAEEQGMVAIAPDQRVNDRFGTYAYVHAEDARLVLKWAQDNASQLGIDPSRIVVMGSSSGGGNAVWASLLEPPATTAIGSSPSMRAGAVVMWSGVSSTLPEAALGRSQLARFGRFVDAVSPDRDIDDQISPFLVFHADADTVFAETANLNLCARIQMYGQICEFHNQPGLGHDWVDSPGKFDEARGIEVQFLNRIGVLPAVR; encoded by the coding sequence ATGCCTGGAAAGGCACTCGCCGCCAGCACACCCAGCGTCAGCATCAATGATGTGAGCGTGCGCGAAGGCGACAAGATACTGAAGAAAGTTTCGATGAACTTCACGGTGTCACTGTCGGAAAAGGCCGACGGCCGAATCTCGGTTCGAGTGGCAACGTCGAACGGCACGGCTTCGGCGGGCAGCGACTACGATTCCATCAGCCGTGTCGTTCGTTTCACGCGAGGCCAGATCCGCCAGACCGTGACGGTCAAGATCAATGGCGACACGGCCAGCGAGCCCGACGAAACATTTTTCGTCAATCTATCCGATCCCGACGGCGCCACGCTCGGGAAGCGACGCGGGATCGGCACCATTCTCGACGACGACACGCCAGAGCCGGACGTCTCGCTCTCGGTGGCCGATGCCTCGGTCACCGAAGGCAACGGCGAAAGCAAAAGCCTGCGCTTCATCGTTTCCGCGCAACCGGCACCGAAGGCGACCGTCACGGTCAACTACGCCTCGGCAAACGGCACTGCAAAATCCGGCAGTGACTATGTTGCCTCCTCGGGCAAGCTGACATTCGCCCCCGGCGTCACCACACAGGCCGTGGAAGTCTCGGTGATCGGCGATCGCATCGACGAGAACGACGAAACCATGTCGCTGGCGCTCAGTGCGCCGACCGGACGCGGAAAGATCGCCCGTGGCAGCGCCATCGGCACGATCATCGATGACGATCAGCCGACCCAGGATCTCACGCCCGATCCTGTCGTCTTCACGCCGCTCTCCCACGTCGAACCGGGCAGCGTGCAGGTCAGCGAGGCCGTGCAGATTCTCGGCCTCGGCGCCTCGGCGCCGATTTCGATCACTGGCGGCACCTATAGCGTCAATGGCTCGCCGTATGCCGCGACGACCGGTACCGTCGCCAACGGCGACATCGTCGAAGTTCGGGCAACGGCGTCGAATGCCTACGGCGCAACCGCGGCGGCACGGCTGACCGTGGGCACCTTGTCGACTGACTTCGTTCTGGAATCACGACTACGCGATACGACGCCGGAGCCGTTCTCCTTCGAGCCTGCGTTCTCGGCCATGCCGGGCAGCAGCACGACCAGCGCAGCGATCACCGTTGCCGGCATCGATTCGGGCACTCGGATTTCCGTCACCGGCGGGGCTTATCAGATCGGTAGCGGGCCGTGGACGACAACCGCCGGTACCGTTGCCTCAGGGGCACGCGTGCGGGTTGCAGCAACTGCAAGCGCAAACGGCGTAGCGGTGGCGGAACTGCGAATCGGACTGAGGTCGGCACGTTTCTCGGTGACCACCGCCAATGGCAATGCAGCGCCGCGTTCGTTCGCGCTCGGATCAATGCAGAGCTTTCCGCTGCTGCTCGGCATCAGCGACACGGTTACCTTGTCCGGGCTCGCCACGCCGGCGCGGATCGGAATTAGAGGCGGCCAGTACAGCTTGAATGAAGGCCCGTTCACGGATGTCGCCGGTGTCGGCACCAACGGGGATCGACTGCGGGTGGCGGTTGCCGCAGCCCCGGCGATCGATGACCGGCTGGAAGCCACGATCTCGGTGGGAGCCTTCTCGACAAAGTTCAGTGTGACGACATCGGCCCCCGAAGATCGCGCGCCTGATTCCCTGCAGCTTCCCCTGACCAAGGCAGAAGCGATCAACAGTCAGGTCATCACACCGCCGATGATCGTCAAGGGCGTCAATGTCCCGGTGCCGATCTCGGTAACCGCCGGCCTTTCCTACAGCCTGAACGGCGGCGCTTTCACTTCTTCGCCGGGGATCGTTCATTGGGGCGATGCGCTGAGACTGCGGGTGATCACCGGGCCGGATTACGCCCGCAGCTACTCCGCAGACGTCACGGTCGGCTCCACCACCACCAACTGGCTGGTTCGTACCCAAGGCACGCCGACCCGTCCCGCCCGGTTCACGCTGCTGCCGGCCTCGATCTATTCGGGTGGTCTGGTCTTGCCGGGATCCGTGCAGACAACGGAGCCGGTTACCGTGACCAATGCCGATGGCGCGCAGGTCGTGTCTGTCACCGGCGGGCAGTACCGAATCAATGATGGACCTTACCGAGCAACGTCCGGAACCGTTTACGAAGGCGATCAGGTCACGCTTCGGACCGTCATGCCGTCGACTTTCTCATCCGACCAGACGCTGACCCTGAAGATCGGCCAAGTCAGCTCGAGCCTAACGCTGACCACCACGGTCGACGCAGTCGCCAATACACCGCCGATGCCATCGGGTACCGACGCAAGCTACGTCATTCGTTCGGACGGCGTGATTCCTCTGCGCGCTTACGTGTTTCAGCCTCCCGGCTGGCGCAGCTCGGATCGACGAGCCGCCTATATCGACTGGAGCGGCGGCGGCTGGGCACGCGGCGGGCTACCGTCAACGCGCCCTCGCTACTGGGCCGAAGAGCAAGGCATGGTCGCGATCGCGCCCGATCAGAGAGTCAACGACCGCTTCGGAACCTACGCTTACGTGCATGCGGAAGACGCGCGACTGGTGCTGAAGTGGGCACAAGACAATGCCAGCCAGCTCGGCATCGATCCGTCCCGCATCGTCGTCATGGGCTCAAGTTCAGGAGGCGGAAATGCCGTCTGGGCATCTCTGCTCGAGCCTCCGGCCACTACCGCTATCGGAAGCTCGCCAAGCATGCGGGCCGGCGCCGTTGTCATGTGGTCCGGGGTCAGTTCGACACTGCCAGAGGCTGCACTTGGCCGCTCGCAGCTGGCTCGCTTCGGGCGCTTCGTCGATGCCGTCAGTCCGGATCGTGACATCGACGATCAGATCTCGCCGTTTCTGGTTTTCCATGCTGATGCGGATACGGTTTTCGCGGAGACTGCCAATCTGAACCTCTGCGCGCGAATCCAGATGTACGGACAGATCTGCGAATTCCACAATCAGCCAGGGCTTGGGCATGACTGGGTCGACAGCCCCGGAAAATTCGACGAAGCGCGCGGGATCGAAGTGCAGTTCCTGAACAGAATCGGCGTTCTGCCTGCGGTCCGTTGA
- a CDS encoding adenylate kinase, translating into MRIVMLGAPGSGKGTQGEKLALHHGIPKTSTGDALRAAVKAGTPLGLKAKVAMDAGQLVADELVIGIARERLAAPDAAKGFILDGFPRNAAQAKTLDALLAELGQPGVSKVIHLLVDDEEIVHRLVARGALEGRSDDNEATVRSRIAVYQSETRPLLDYYQARGLLVTIPGVGDIDAIFSVMLAATEPTVPEAAEA; encoded by the coding sequence ATGAGAATCGTGATGCTGGGCGCGCCGGGTTCCGGCAAAGGTACGCAGGGCGAAAAGCTGGCGCTGCATCACGGCATCCCGAAGACTTCGACCGGCGATGCGCTGCGCGCCGCGGTCAAGGCCGGCACGCCGCTGGGCCTGAAAGCCAAGGTGGCGATGGATGCTGGTCAACTGGTCGCGGACGAGCTGGTGATCGGCATCGCCCGCGAACGCCTCGCGGCGCCCGATGCGGCGAAGGGTTTCATCCTCGATGGCTTCCCGCGCAATGCCGCACAGGCGAAAACACTCGATGCGCTGCTCGCCGAACTTGGTCAGCCGGGTGTGAGCAAGGTCATCCATCTGCTGGTCGATGACGAGGAGATCGTTCATCGCCTGGTCGCCCGCGGCGCGCTCGAAGGCCGCAGCGACGACAACGAAGCAACGGTGCGCAGTCGCATCGCGGTCTATCAGTCCGAGACCCGGCCGCTGCTCGATTACTACCAGGCGCGGGGTCTGCTGGTAACCATTCCCGGCGTCGGCGACATCGATGCGATCTTCTCGGTGATGTTGGCGGCGACCGAGCCCACAGTGCCTGAGGCAGCTGAAGCCTGA
- a CDS encoding WS/DGAT/MGAT family O-acyltransferase gives MKRLSTLDMGFIHLERRNQPFHVAYLTLLRPPADAPPDFAQTLVERLRSYASPLPPFNQRLESRLGKAFWVEDPEFDIDQHVIHLALPRPGGMKELMAMVSRMHASHLDRAYPLWRTYIIEGIEGGLIATYSKVHHAVADGIAGTRLTLRSMSTDPTAILPPPWATPPQGRRERPSSLLAAPVDGVVKLANRFGGAFEHVPAIYHELRKSTRERRDGHPDAISGNSAPATILNQPISASRRYLARSYPLVKIKTAARTLGCTVNDVMLAMCSHALRQYLLDQHALPKEPLIAGVPMSTRRDRSDVGNQISFLLANLGTHLADPAERLRTIRASVEHSKARFATMKPGAILGYAAAALAPGLVNMLFAPKRGKLAFNLVISNVPGPRSPLYWQGCAVEGMYPVSVLADGMALNITASSRADALDFGVLACRRTLPKVESLMDYLDDGLDEIERLARLTIAVGKPVALGETVT, from the coding sequence ATGAAACGACTCAGCACGCTGGACATGGGCTTCATTCATCTGGAGCGTCGCAACCAGCCTTTTCACGTTGCCTACCTGACCCTGCTGAGGCCGCCGGCCGATGCGCCGCCGGACTTCGCGCAGACCCTGGTCGAGCGGCTGCGCTCCTATGCCTCGCCGCTGCCACCGTTCAACCAGCGGCTGGAAAGCCGGCTCGGCAAAGCGTTCTGGGTCGAAGATCCGGAGTTCGACATCGACCAGCACGTCATCCATCTCGCCCTGCCCCGTCCCGGCGGCATGAAGGAGTTGATGGCGATGGTGTCGCGCATGCACGCTAGCCATCTCGATCGCGCCTATCCGCTGTGGCGCACTTACATTATCGAGGGCATTGAAGGCGGCTTGATCGCCACCTACTCGAAGGTGCATCACGCGGTGGCCGATGGCATCGCCGGCACCCGCCTGACCCTGCGTTCGATGTCCACCGATCCGACCGCCATCCTGCCACCACCCTGGGCCACGCCGCCGCAGGGTCGGCGCGAACGCCCGAGCAGCCTGCTGGCCGCGCCGGTCGATGGCGTTGTCAAGCTCGCCAATCGCTTCGGCGGCGCCTTCGAGCATGTGCCGGCGATTTACCACGAGCTGCGCAAGTCGACGCGCGAACGCCGCGACGGCCATCCGGACGCCATCTCCGGCAACAGCGCGCCGGCGACTATCCTGAATCAGCCGATCAGCGCCTCGCGCCGCTACCTCGCCCGCAGCTATCCGCTGGTGAAGATCAAGACGGCGGCCCGGACGCTGGGTTGCACCGTCAATGACGTGATGCTGGCCATGTGCAGTCACGCGCTGCGCCAGTACCTGCTCGATCAACATGCCTTGCCGAAGGAGCCGCTGATTGCCGGCGTGCCGATGTCGACACGCCGGGACCGGAGCGATGTCGGCAACCAGATCAGCTTCCTGCTCGCCAATCTCGGCACCCATCTGGCCGATCCTGCCGAACGTCTGCGGACGATCCGTGCCTCGGTCGAGCACAGCAAGGCGCGCTTCGCGACGATGAAGCCGGGGGCCATTCTCGGCTACGCGGCGGCGGCGCTGGCGCCAGGTCTGGTCAACATGCTGTTCGCGCCGAAGCGCGGCAAGCTCGCCTTCAACCTGGTGATCTCCAACGTACCCGGCCCGCGTTCGCCGCTGTACTGGCAGGGTTGCGCGGTGGAAGGCATGTATCCGGTCTCGGTACTGGCCGATGGCATGGCACTGAACATCACCGCGTCCAGCCGCGCCGATGCCCTCGACTTCGGCGTGCTCGCCTGCCGCCGCACCTTGCCGAAAGTGGAATCGCTGATGGATTACCTGGACGACGGGCTCGACGAGATCGAGCGGCTGGCGCGGCTGACGATTGCCGTCGGCAAGCCGGTGGCACTGGGAGAGACGGTTACGTAA